In a genomic window of Corvus moneduloides isolate bCorMon1 chromosome 17, bCorMon1.pri, whole genome shotgun sequence:
- the MAPRE1 gene encoding microtubule-associated protein RP/EB family member 1 isoform X1, whose amino-acid sequence MAVNVYSTSVTSDNLSRHDMLAWINESLQLTLTKIEQLCSGAAYCQFMDMLFPGSVALKKVKFQAKLEHEYIQNFKVLQAGFKRMGVDKIIPVDKLVKGKFQDNFEFVQWFKKFFDANYDGKEYDPVAARQGQDTIAPNLVTPVVNKTRKSLGTGSAAPQRPIVAQRTPAGPKAGPGMGKKGGGDDESAGLIEQINVLKLTVEDLEKERDFYFGKLRNIELICQENEGENDPVLQRIVEILYATDEGFVIPDEGAPQEEQEEY is encoded by the exons ATGGCAGTGAATGTGTATTCTACTTCAGTGACCAGCGATAACTTGAGCCGACATGACATGCTGGCGTGGATCAATGAGTCTCTGCAGCTGACGCTGACCAAGATTGAACAGCTGTGCTCAG GTGCTGCATACTGCCAGTTCATGGACATGCTCTTCCCAGGTTCTGTAGCACTCAAGAAAGTGAAGTTTCAAGCAAAATTGGAACATGAGTACATTCAAAACTTCAAGGTTCTACAAGCAGGTTTTAAACGAATGGGTGTTGACAAA ATAATTCCCGTGGACAAACTagtgaaaggaaaatttcaAGACAACTTTGAATTTGTTCAGTGGTTCAAAAAATTTTTTGATGCAAACTATGACGGGAAGGAGTATGATCCTGTTGCTGCTCGACAAGGCCAAGACACAATAGCACCAAACCTTGTTACCCCAGTTGtgaacaaaaccaggaaatctCTCGGTACTGGCAGTGCAG CCCCACAGAGGCCCATCGTTGCACAGAGGACCCCAGCAGGTCCCAAAGCTGGGCCTGGGATGGGCAAAAAGGGTGGAGGAGACGATGAATCGGCAGGATTGATTGAGCAG ATCAATGTATTGAAACTTACTGTTGAAGAtctggagaaggagagagacTTCTACTTTGGCAAATTGAGGAACATTGAATTGATCTGCCAGGAGAATGAAGGGGAGAATGATCCAGTGTTGCAGAGGATTGTGGAAATTCTTTATGCCACAGAT GAAGGCTTTGTGATACCTGACGAAGGAGCACCGCAGGAGGAACAAGAAGAGTATTAA
- the MAPRE1 gene encoding microtubule-associated protein RP/EB family member 1 isoform X2: MAVNVYSTSVTSDNLSRHDMLAWINESLQLTLTKIEQLCSGAAYCQFMDMLFPGSVALKKVKFQAKLEHEYIQNFKVLQAGFKRMGVDKIIPVDKLVKGKFQDNFEFVQWFKKFFDANYDGKEYDPVAARQGQDTIAPNLVTPVVNKTRKSLAPQRPIVAQRTPAGPKAGPGMGKKGGGDDESAGLIEQINVLKLTVEDLEKERDFYFGKLRNIELICQENEGENDPVLQRIVEILYATDEGFVIPDEGAPQEEQEEY; the protein is encoded by the exons ATGGCAGTGAATGTGTATTCTACTTCAGTGACCAGCGATAACTTGAGCCGACATGACATGCTGGCGTGGATCAATGAGTCTCTGCAGCTGACGCTGACCAAGATTGAACAGCTGTGCTCAG GTGCTGCATACTGCCAGTTCATGGACATGCTCTTCCCAGGTTCTGTAGCACTCAAGAAAGTGAAGTTTCAAGCAAAATTGGAACATGAGTACATTCAAAACTTCAAGGTTCTACAAGCAGGTTTTAAACGAATGGGTGTTGACAAA ATAATTCCCGTGGACAAACTagtgaaaggaaaatttcaAGACAACTTTGAATTTGTTCAGTGGTTCAAAAAATTTTTTGATGCAAACTATGACGGGAAGGAGTATGATCCTGTTGCTGCTCGACAAGGCCAAGACACAATAGCACCAAACCTTGTTACCCCAGTTGtgaacaaaaccaggaaatctCTCG CCCCACAGAGGCCCATCGTTGCACAGAGGACCCCAGCAGGTCCCAAAGCTGGGCCTGGGATGGGCAAAAAGGGTGGAGGAGACGATGAATCGGCAGGATTGATTGAGCAG ATCAATGTATTGAAACTTACTGTTGAAGAtctggagaaggagagagacTTCTACTTTGGCAAATTGAGGAACATTGAATTGATCTGCCAGGAGAATGAAGGGGAGAATGATCCAGTGTTGCAGAGGATTGTGGAAATTCTTTATGCCACAGAT GAAGGCTTTGTGATACCTGACGAAGGAGCACCGCAGGAGGAACAAGAAGAGTATTAA